A genomic window from Anoplolepis gracilipes chromosome 6, ASM4749672v1, whole genome shotgun sequence includes:
- the Jagn gene encoding protein jagunal — MASKMTLSQALGTDGNDYSHRQKIATHYQVSATNKSRLKYCIFFHYLLFFVMLAKLSADILDYLDIFILEVEELQIPQPLWWEYIWCTSLLLSFLALSAIKKNKIKTLQRYMIGIILLGHGPLIYAIVYYFKDVWTYLTLGESEDIYLWQSLPYGVLWYAFILLASQVHCFSLYFSWNLLVAWKTRSAKKID; from the exons ATGGCTTCGAAAATGACTCTGTCTCAGGCTCTAGGAACAGATGGAAATGACTATAGCCATAGGCAAAAAATTGCAACACACTATCAAGTTAG cgcAACAAATAAATCAAGActgaaatattgtatattttttcactacttattattttttgtcatgCTTGCTAAACTTTCTGCAGATATATTAGATTATCTAGATATATTCATCTTAGAAGTGGAAGAACTACAAATACCAcag cCATTATGGTGGGAATATATATGGTGTActagtttattattatcttttcttgCTCTCtcagcaattaaaaaaaataaaattaaaacactgCAGAGATATATGATAGGTATCATTTTACTAGGTCACGGTCCATTGATATATGCCATTGTATATTACTTTAAGGATGTTTGGACATACTTAACTTTAGGTGAATCcgaagatatttatttatggcag agtCTACCATATGGCGTACTTTGGTATGCATTTATTCTTTTAGCCTCACAAGTtcattgtttttctttatatttttcttggaatCTACTGGTTGCCTGGAAAACACGAAGTGCCAAAAAAATTGACTAA
- the Ube4a gene encoding ubiquitin conjugation factor E4 A: MCDNIKDNPFIGLFSTDNDAVSFSSQHQTIDDESNNTNYMSKLLATTNNKSEKTESKILDDKVNQLVAHVFGLTLHRDNYAQGSLVFIEADSIEHAVFERLMLSDLKSTVQNIVQDLDGHIFQTEVITYLYECYCRLKHYQITSDLKHTIRNACQIVLRNVNTALQEPDLFQCQEVYNQFVALFMGDISESDLPLFVNDIIEELIAANRESDVEDIIIKSFAPVLDIIKKKADHSNLFTFRQQWFVLLHIFSTIEPLAKLIIYHSRPKNNQGCAYSDTLLGTFFSISCLPKTPKDPYDMFDKPIRQPNTLIMEGTIWTAMNSLNEQLHKVFHSLLKCSTEVRHLTLQWLSNCLHTNANRGKFWNSHMEVGLLGVLCVSDGFMLNVGNVLLRLCQPFCVKFNDTKIPKIDPTYCCAEAKDEAESLQRGIHMKELSSETCLIPTPEGESRQVADLFGFTTECFFLTHRALDLGHRVILDKFLRTNQDLARIQRAYNDARFGGSSEVVELITQRMETEMMKYLSLKASLLVPEMLEHLAKFHAMTAFWLIQVNLHVVTEKENMQSFAPKRYIPVTFPLPKTVPITLRCIPEFVIENTIGFLCFLRRFSPNTFEEQGSSFLNPILTEIIVLMESQHRLYNPHLRARLAESLEALLPTVDESIVPAIPNLGTFHREQLFLFHPHKQQIIPNLLHVFVSIEMTGQSVQFEQKFNYRRPMYIVMDYLWKLDEYRNNFITLAKEAENNMEAVQPPLFLRFINLLMNDAVFLLDEALSNMAQLKQMLQARENGEWNKLPPNEREQQAGYLQHIGMIARFDNILGRKTIQTIKMLTTEIKSIFCHPTMVDRIASMLNYLLLQLVGPNKKNLKVNDQKEYAFNPANLVLNICEIYINLSKNESFTLAVSQDGRSYSPELFKLADNVLVRIGGVGILGDLDQFAKSVEKAANQKREEDEILIGIPDEFLDPIMSTVMTDPVILPSSKITIDRQTIARHLLSDQTDPFNRSPLTMDMIKSNVELQQKIQKWISQKKQEKLSVNT; the protein is encoded by the exons ATGTGtgacaatataaaagataatccGTTCATTGGATTGTTTTCCACGGATAATGATGCTGTCTCATTCTCTTCTCAACATCAGACGATTGATGATGAAAGTAACAATACTAATTATATGAGCAAATTGTTGGCCAcgactaataataaatctgaaaAGACAGAATCCAAAATTTTAGATGACAAAGTTAATCAGCTCGTGGCACATGTATTTGGTTTAACGCTCCATCGAGATAATTATGCACAAGGATCTCTGGTGTTCATAGAAGCTGATTCAATTGAACATGCTGTCTTTGAGCGTTTAATGCTGTCAGATCTTAAATCTACAgtacaaaatattgtacaagaTCTTGATGGCCACATTTTTCAGACAGAGGTCATAACTTACCTTTATGAATGCTATTGTCGATTAAAACATTATCAGATTACCAGTGACTTGAAACATACTATAAGAAACGCCTGCCAAATTGTACTGAGAAATGTCAACACAGCTTTACAAGAACCAGATTTATTCCAATGTCAAGAG GTTTACAATCAGTTTGTTGCTTTATTTATGGGTGATATATCAGAATCAGATTTACCATTATTTGttaatgatataatagaaGAATTGATAGCAGCAAATAGAGAAAGTGATGtagaagatataattataaagtcatTTGCTCCTGttcttgatattattaaaaaaaaagcagatCATAGTAATTTGTTTACTTTTCGTCAACAGTGGTTTGTtttactgcatatattttctactatTGAACCATTggcaaaattgataatttatcataGCAGACCAAAAAATAATCAAGGTTGCGCATATTCGGATACATTATTAGGTACATTCTTCAGTATAAGCTGCTTACCAAAAACACCTAAAGATCCATATGATATGTTTGATAAACCTATACGGCAA CCAAATACACTCATAATGGAAGGTACCATATGGACAGCTATGAATAGTCTGAATGAACAGTTACACAAGGTTTTTCATTCTTTACTGAAGTGTTCGACAGAAGTTCGTCATTTAACTTTGCAATGGCTGAGTAATTGCCTTCATACAAATGCAAATAGAGGAAAATTTTGGAATTCTCATATGGAAGTAGGACTACTTGGAGTATTGTGCGTGTCGGATGGTTTCATGCTGAATGTGGGCAATGTATTGCTACGTCTTTGTCAACCATTTTGTGTCAAATTTAATGATACTAAAATACCAAAAATAGATCCTACATATTGTTGTGCTGAG gCAAAGGATGAAGCTGAGAGTTTACAACGTGGTATACATATGAAAGAATTGAGTTCAGAAACTTGTTTGATACCAACTCCAGAAGGAGAGAGTCGACAAGTAGCGGATTTATTTGGATTTACAACAGAATGTTTTTTCCTTACACATCGTGCTTTAGATCTTGGCCACAGAGTTATACTCGACAAATTTTTAag AACAAATCAAGATTTAGCTAGGATACAAAGAGCTTACAATGATGCTCGTTTTGGTGGTAGTTCAGAAGTGGTGGAACTCATAACGCAGCGAATGGAGACCGAGATGATGAA GTACTTGTCTCTTAAAGCGAGCCTTCTAGTACCAGAAATGTTGGAACACTTGGCAAAATTTCACGCAATGACAGCATTTTGGTTAATACAAGTAAATTTACATGTTGTaactgaaaaagaaaacatgcaAAGCTTTGCGCCAAAGCGATATATACCTGTTACATTCCCATTACCAAAGACTGTTCCGATTACACTAag ATGCATTCCCGAATTCGTAATAGAAAACACTATTGGATTCTTATGTTTTTTACGTCGCTTTAGTCCAAATACATTTGAAGAGCAGGGTTCCAGTTTTCTAAATCCGATTTTGACAGAA ATTATAGTTTTGATGGAGTCTCAACATCGTTTGTACAATCCACATTTACGTGCTCGTTTAGCCGAAAGTCTGGAGGCACTTTTGCCGACTGTAGATGAGAGTATTGTTCCAGCAATACCCAACTTAGGAACATTCCATAGGGAACAgttatttctctttcatccACACAAACAACAG ATAATCCCTAATTTGCTACATGTATTTGTAAGCATCGAAATGACAGGGCAAAGTGTAcaatttgaacaaaaattcaaCTATCGTCGTCCGATGTATATTGTAATGGATTACCTATGGAAGCTCGATGAGtatcgtaataattttat TACTTTAGCTAAAGAAGCGGAAAATAACATGGAAGCAGTTCAGCCACCACTATTCTtacgtttcattaatttattaatgaatgaCGCTGTATTTCTTCTGGATGAGGCCTTGTCAAATATGGCACAGTTAAAACAAATGCTTCAAGCTAG gGAAAACGGAGAGTGGAATAAATTGCCACCAAATGAACGCGAACAGCAGGCAGGCTATCTTCAACACATTGGTATGATTGCTCGCTTTGATAACATTCTGGGCAGAAAAACTatacaaacaataaaaatgttgactaccgaaataaaatcaatctttTGCCATCCAACCATGGTGGATCGTATTGCTTCTatgcttaattatttattattgcaattggTGGgcccaaataaaaaaaatctcaag GTGAACGATCAAAAAGAATATGCATTTAATCCAGCAAATTTGGTGCTGAATATATGCGAGATCTACATTAATTTGAGTAAAAACGAAAGCTTTACATTGGCCGTGTCACAAGATGGACGTTCTTACAGCCCGGAACTTTTTAAACTTGCTGACAATGTGCTTG TTCGTATTGGTGGTGTGGGAATCTTGGGAGATTTGGATCAATTTGCAAAGAGTGTGGAAAAGGCTGCAAATCAAAAGCGAGAGGAAGATGAAATTTTGATCGGTATTCCCGACGAATTTCTGGATCCAATTATGTCAACTGTTATGACAGATCCTGTAATTTTACCATCGTCAAAAATAACTATTGATCGTCAAACTATAGCAAG ACATTTACTGAGTGATCAAACTGATCCTTTTAATCGATCTCCTCTTACTATGGATATGATAAAATCAAATGTCGAACTTCAACAGAAGATACAAAAGTggatttcgcaaaaaaaacaagaaaaattaagtgttaatacataa
- the Aay gene encoding phosphoserine phosphatase isoform X1, which produces MLHAVSSGLFTVVFRRVCRFYSINKMVNLDKIINIWKAADAVTFDVDSTVIREEGIDELANFCGKGEEICELTKQAMQGDMTFQQSLSMRLQIINPSLTQVKEFLDTHKSKLTNGIKELISDLQTRGKDVFLISGGFHCLILPVATKLKIPSENIYANRLKFYFTGEYAGFDENQPTSRSGGKAEVIQHLKETRGYKTVVHIGDGSTDLEASPPADAFIGFGGNVIRESVKSHAEWFVINFDDLRRSL; this is translated from the exons ATGCTACATGCAGTTAGCTCTGGTTTGTTCACCGTTGTCTTCCGTCGTGTCTGCCGATTTTACAGTATAAACAAG ATGGTAAATttagacaaaataattaacatatggAAAGCTGCTGATGCTGTGACCTTTGATGTTGATTCAACTGTCATTAGAGAAGAAGGCATTGATGAACTTGCAAATTTTTGTGGAAAAGGAGAAGAGATCTGTGAATT GACAAAGCAGGCAATGCAAGGTGATATGACTTTCCAGCAATCTTTGTCAATGAGATTGCAGATAATAAATCCAAGTTTAACTCAAGTGAAAGAGTTCTTGGATACacataaatctaaattaacGAATGGTATCAA AGAATTGATATCAGATTTACAAACTCGTGGGAAAGATGTATTTCTTATCTCTGGCGGTTTCCACTGTCTTATTTTGCCAGTTGCtaccaaattaaaaataccatCTGAGAATATTTATGCTAATAggttgaaattttatttcacag GAGAATATGCTGGATTTGATGAGAATCAACCAACATCTAGAAGTGGTGGCAAAGCAGAAGTAATACAGCATCTTAAAGAAACAAGAGGATATAAAACTGTTGTACACATTGGTGATGGTTCAACAGATTTAGAAGCATCACCACCAGCAGATGCATTTATAG GATTTGGTGGTAATGTCATTCGGGAAAGTGTAAAATCACATGCAGAATGGTTTGTGATAAACTTTGATGATCTTAGGAGAAGTTTATAA
- the Aay gene encoding phosphoserine phosphatase isoform X3, producing MVNLDKIINIWKAADAVTFDVDSTVIREEGIDELANFCGKGEEICELTKQAMQGDMTFQQSLSMRLQIINPSLTQVKEFLDTHKSKLTNGIKELISDLQTRGKDVFLISGGFHCLILPVATKLKIPSENIYANRLKFYFTGEYAGFDENQPTSRSGGKAEVIQHLKETRGYKTVVHIGDGSTDLEASPPADAFIGFGGNVIRESVKSHAEWFVINFDDLRRSL from the exons ATGGTAAATttagacaaaataattaacatatggAAAGCTGCTGATGCTGTGACCTTTGATGTTGATTCAACTGTCATTAGAGAAGAAGGCATTGATGAACTTGCAAATTTTTGTGGAAAAGGAGAAGAGATCTGTGAATT GACAAAGCAGGCAATGCAAGGTGATATGACTTTCCAGCAATCTTTGTCAATGAGATTGCAGATAATAAATCCAAGTTTAACTCAAGTGAAAGAGTTCTTGGATACacataaatctaaattaacGAATGGTATCAA AGAATTGATATCAGATTTACAAACTCGTGGGAAAGATGTATTTCTTATCTCTGGCGGTTTCCACTGTCTTATTTTGCCAGTTGCtaccaaattaaaaataccatCTGAGAATATTTATGCTAATAggttgaaattttatttcacag GAGAATATGCTGGATTTGATGAGAATCAACCAACATCTAGAAGTGGTGGCAAAGCAGAAGTAATACAGCATCTTAAAGAAACAAGAGGATATAAAACTGTTGTACACATTGGTGATGGTTCAACAGATTTAGAAGCATCACCACCAGCAGATGCATTTATAG GATTTGGTGGTAATGTCATTCGGGAAAGTGTAAAATCACATGCAGAATGGTTTGTGATAAACTTTGATGATCTTAGGAGAAGTTTATAA
- the Aay gene encoding phosphoserine phosphatase isoform X2 encodes MQLNMVNLDKIINIWKAADAVTFDVDSTVIREEGIDELANFCGKGEEICELTKQAMQGDMTFQQSLSMRLQIINPSLTQVKEFLDTHKSKLTNGIKELISDLQTRGKDVFLISGGFHCLILPVATKLKIPSENIYANRLKFYFTGEYAGFDENQPTSRSGGKAEVIQHLKETRGYKTVVHIGDGSTDLEASPPADAFIGFGGNVIRESVKSHAEWFVINFDDLRRSL; translated from the exons ATGCAACTGAAT ATGGTAAATttagacaaaataattaacatatggAAAGCTGCTGATGCTGTGACCTTTGATGTTGATTCAACTGTCATTAGAGAAGAAGGCATTGATGAACTTGCAAATTTTTGTGGAAAAGGAGAAGAGATCTGTGAATT GACAAAGCAGGCAATGCAAGGTGATATGACTTTCCAGCAATCTTTGTCAATGAGATTGCAGATAATAAATCCAAGTTTAACTCAAGTGAAAGAGTTCTTGGATACacataaatctaaattaacGAATGGTATCAA AGAATTGATATCAGATTTACAAACTCGTGGGAAAGATGTATTTCTTATCTCTGGCGGTTTCCACTGTCTTATTTTGCCAGTTGCtaccaaattaaaaataccatCTGAGAATATTTATGCTAATAggttgaaattttatttcacag GAGAATATGCTGGATTTGATGAGAATCAACCAACATCTAGAAGTGGTGGCAAAGCAGAAGTAATACAGCATCTTAAAGAAACAAGAGGATATAAAACTGTTGTACACATTGGTGATGGTTCAACAGATTTAGAAGCATCACCACCAGCAGATGCATTTATAG GATTTGGTGGTAATGTCATTCGGGAAAGTGTAAAATCACATGCAGAATGGTTTGTGATAAACTTTGATGATCTTAGGAGAAGTTTATAA